A window from Marinagarivorans cellulosilyticus encodes these proteins:
- the folK gene encoding 2-amino-4-hydroxy-6-hydroxymethyldihydropteridine diphosphokinase → MIHTAYVGLGSNLNSPYTQVNAAINALQALPNTQLVSHSPWYQSKAIGPEQPDYINGVAKLATSLAPIELLDALQAIEQAHHRVRKEHWGPRTLDLDILLWGDITIKTDRLLVPHPYLEERNFVLLPLNDIAPELILPNQKTIAELVHCCDKTGISLYLPNE, encoded by the coding sequence ATGATTCACACAGCTTATGTAGGCTTAGGCAGCAACCTAAACTCGCCGTACACGCAAGTAAATGCTGCCATTAATGCATTGCAAGCACTGCCTAACACCCAACTAGTCTCACACTCACCTTGGTACCAAAGTAAAGCCATAGGACCAGAGCAGCCCGACTACATTAATGGCGTTGCTAAGCTTGCAACAAGCCTTGCCCCAATCGAATTACTCGATGCTCTGCAAGCAATAGAACAGGCTCACCACCGTGTTCGCAAAGAGCACTGGGGGCCACGCACACTCGACCTCGATATTTTATTATGGGGCGATATCACAATAAAAACCGATAGGCTGCTGGTACCGCACCCCTACCTTGAGGAACGCAATTTTGTACTGCTGCCTTTAAACGATATCGCACCAGAACTTATACTGCCCAATCAAAAAACCATTGCCGAACTCGTTCACTGTTGTGACAAAACTGGCATCAGCTTATATTTACCCAACGAATAG
- a CDS encoding Rieske (2Fe-2S) protein gives MRMLCTRDDLRRHPTFGVTVDGEQYLVLEYDNQIKAYRNCCPHLHIPLEWEEHAFLDKDSHLIRCSTHGALFMPDNGECVSGPCAGDKLQAVATRESNNTIYLL, from the coding sequence ATGCGAATGCTTTGCACCCGCGACGACCTCCGCAGGCACCCTACTTTTGGTGTGACCGTTGATGGCGAGCAGTATTTAGTACTGGAATATGACAACCAAATAAAAGCGTATCGCAACTGCTGCCCGCACCTGCACATTCCCTTAGAGTGGGAAGAGCATGCTTTTTTGGATAAAGACAGCCACTTAATTCGGTGCTCGACCCACGGTGCCTTATTTATGCCCGACAATGGCGAATGCGTCAGCGGCCCCTGCGCTGGCGATAAACTTCAAGCCGTCGCCACTCGCGAATCTAACAATACCATTTACCTCCTCTAG
- a CDS encoding M15 family metallopeptidase: MFNRKQALGLDDQHVVDVDLGDKATFKIHRELVGPLAAMRQAAQKEGFDLAVASGYRSFDRQRAIWNAKVSGDRPVLDEKENPLNIEALDSADLLKAILHWSALPGGSRHHWGTDFDIYDASALKKGQTLALTIVETQTVFSAFYDWLSEYLAGQSAFVRPYLRAGAIACEPWHISYKPLAIRYERLLDEQAILAQLKCENVSLVNIIEENFSAIYRDYIRAYFIEGSQ; encoded by the coding sequence GTGTTCAATCGTAAGCAAGCACTAGGCTTGGATGATCAGCATGTCGTAGATGTCGATTTAGGCGATAAGGCGACTTTTAAAATTCATCGCGAGCTCGTTGGGCCGTTAGCTGCAATGCGGCAAGCCGCGCAAAAAGAAGGGTTCGATTTGGCGGTGGCCAGTGGCTATCGCTCTTTTGATCGCCAGCGTGCTATTTGGAATGCAAAGGTCAGCGGGGATCGCCCAGTCTTGGACGAAAAGGAAAATCCACTTAATATTGAAGCATTGGATTCAGCGGATTTGCTTAAGGCTATTTTGCATTGGTCTGCTTTGCCTGGTGGCTCGCGCCACCACTGGGGAACTGATTTTGATATCTATGACGCCAGTGCCCTTAAAAAGGGTCAAACTTTGGCTTTGACGATTGTAGAAACTCAAACGGTATTCTCAGCTTTTTATGACTGGCTCAGCGAGTATTTAGCTGGGCAGTCTGCCTTTGTTCGGCCATACCTTCGTGCCGGCGCCATCGCTTGCGAGCCTTGGCATATAAGCTATAAACCTTTAGCCATTCGCTATGAACGGCTGCTTGACGAGCAAGCTATTCTGGCGCAGTTAAAATGCGAAAATGTGTCACTTGTGAATATTATTGAAGAGAACTTTTCGGCAATATATCGCGATTATATTCGCGCTTATTTTATCGAGGGTTCGCAGTGA
- a CDS encoding sensor histidine kinase, whose protein sequence is MSFTFTQVAFISLCYIAVVFGIAYATERNWISNKITSHPITYILSLGIFASAWSFYGVIELADRFGYGALAYYIGTGLLFLFGNFALKPLVELAKRFQINSMADLLVFRYHSHLVGALATLIMLLAMLPLIALQIQAVADTMMLLIKGQEQPTQIGQLGVQQSLGLVYCVGIAVFAVLFGANREHHKGLISAMAFESLIKLLALLIVGGYVISACFGGLEGLDQWLSDNPHHALALYTASDGATAHTLMLVFIATAISMPHIFHMTVVENPVKQSSDLASWAFPLFLLLMALPIFPILWGGYQLTLDTPSQYFPLAVPLAQGNATISILAYIGGLSAATGAMVAMTLALTTMMLNQWILPSNSLRTKRDLYRQLIWMRRGLIALVSMIGFSYYLVLNNKFTLTQLALTAFIGTLQLLPGVLGVTHWPKINRRGLVGGIFAGGSIWLICMFIPLTLGKANWGIGFGSYTFIVGVDAWQAITLLSLGANTITCLVLSRITRQSDDERYSAELCSQDELSHPVRMTLDVRSPDEIITRLSTRIGASTATTEVSRALHRLNLHANENRPYALRRLRDELEANLSSLMGIAMASEILDRLVPFKVPETHDATDINLIESRLGNVRNQLTGLAAELNNLRLYHRKTLEQLPLPTCSIGQDLEILMWNSAMTELTGIDSDEVTGSHIKDIRAPWGSLLHRFSNSSEHRFYKRQIELDHRPHWITLHKASIPSTLSQQSDGQVIILEDVTELQLLEQELLHSERLASVGRLAAGVAHEIGNPVTGIACLAQNMRYDTNEPEVLECIEQILSQTNRVSRIVQTLVSFSHAGQHSADNYQRISLRDCAQEAIDLLSLQHEKNQVNFVNDLSDEVVIYGDSQRLIQVFVNLLSNSRDASPLFGDVIIDGKMDGNLAVITVTDFGSGIPQELQDRIFEPFFTTKEPGEGTGLGLAMVYSIIEDHKGGLDIESPAHQDTANGTRFIITLPKQPASQPTETPTSPDAS, encoded by the coding sequence ATGAGCTTTACCTTCACACAAGTTGCATTTATCAGCCTTTGTTATATCGCCGTCGTTTTTGGTATTGCTTACGCTACCGAACGCAACTGGATCAGTAACAAAATCACCTCGCACCCCATTACCTATATTCTTTCGCTAGGTATTTTTGCCAGTGCTTGGTCTTTTTACGGCGTTATAGAACTTGCCGACCGCTTTGGTTACGGAGCGCTGGCGTACTACATCGGCACCGGGTTGCTGTTTCTTTTTGGCAACTTTGCCCTTAAGCCACTCGTCGAGCTAGCCAAGCGCTTTCAAATTAACTCTATGGCTGACTTATTGGTCTTTCGTTATCACAGCCACCTTGTTGGCGCACTCGCCACACTTATTATGCTGTTAGCGATGCTGCCACTTATTGCTCTGCAAATTCAAGCGGTGGCCGATACCATGATGCTGCTAATTAAAGGGCAAGAACAACCCACCCAAATAGGACAACTTGGTGTTCAGCAATCTTTAGGTTTGGTGTATTGCGTAGGCATTGCCGTTTTTGCCGTATTGTTCGGCGCCAACCGCGAGCACCATAAAGGGCTTATTAGCGCCATGGCTTTTGAGTCCTTGATCAAATTACTCGCGTTACTGATTGTGGGCGGTTACGTAATTTCTGCCTGCTTCGGCGGCTTGGAAGGCCTAGATCAGTGGCTGAGCGACAACCCTCATCATGCGCTGGCGCTGTATACCGCCAGTGACGGTGCTACAGCACACACTCTAATGCTAGTGTTTATTGCTACTGCTATTTCAATGCCGCACATCTTTCACATGACCGTTGTTGAAAACCCCGTCAAGCAAAGCAGTGACCTCGCGTCTTGGGCCTTCCCCCTATTCTTATTACTGATGGCATTACCTATATTTCCCATTCTTTGGGGGGGCTACCAACTAACTCTAGACACCCCCTCGCAATACTTCCCACTTGCCGTACCGCTGGCACAAGGCAATGCCACCATATCCATTCTTGCCTATATCGGCGGGCTTTCTGCTGCAACCGGTGCCATGGTGGCAATGACCCTCGCGCTGACCACCATGATGCTGAACCAATGGATACTGCCCAGTAATTCATTGCGCACTAAACGAGACCTTTACCGACAATTAATTTGGATGCGCCGCGGCCTTATTGCTCTCGTCTCGATGATTGGCTTTTCTTATTATCTGGTACTTAATAACAAATTCACCTTAACCCAGCTTGCACTGACCGCCTTTATCGGCACGCTCCAGTTGCTACCGGGTGTTTTAGGGGTTACCCATTGGCCCAAAATTAATCGACGCGGCTTAGTCGGCGGTATTTTTGCTGGCGGTAGCATTTGGCTAATATGCATGTTTATCCCGCTCACTCTTGGCAAAGCCAACTGGGGTATTGGTTTTGGCAGCTACACTTTTATCGTTGGCGTCGATGCGTGGCAAGCCATTACCCTATTGAGCCTAGGCGCCAACACCATCACCTGCTTGGTGCTATCGCGCATTACCCGCCAAAGTGACGATGAACGCTACAGCGCCGAACTATGCTCGCAAGACGAACTGAGTCACCCCGTGCGCATGACGCTAGATGTGCGCTCGCCGGATGAAATTATCACCCGCTTAAGCACCCGTATTGGCGCATCAACAGCCACAACAGAAGTCAGCCGCGCCCTTCATCGCCTAAACCTGCACGCCAACGAAAACCGCCCCTACGCATTACGCCGATTGCGCGACGAACTCGAAGCCAATCTATCGAGCCTAATGGGCATTGCCATGGCCAGTGAAATACTGGACCGGCTAGTGCCATTTAAAGTCCCCGAAACCCACGACGCCACAGACATTAACTTAATAGAAAGCCGCCTAGGCAATGTGCGCAACCAGCTCACAGGCCTAGCGGCCGAGCTCAACAATTTGCGCCTTTACCACCGCAAAACGCTCGAGCAATTGCCTCTACCAACCTGCTCTATAGGTCAAGACCTCGAAATTTTAATGTGGAATAGCGCGATGACCGAACTCACTGGCATTGATAGCGATGAAGTTACAGGCTCGCACATCAAAGATATTCGCGCACCTTGGGGGAGCCTATTGCACCGTTTTTCCAACTCATCAGAGCACCGATTTTATAAACGGCAAATCGAGCTAGATCATCGCCCCCACTGGATCACACTGCACAAAGCTTCCATACCCTCAACGCTTTCACAACAAAGTGATGGCCAGGTCATTATTTTGGAAGATGTCACAGAACTGCAACTACTTGAGCAAGAGCTTCTCCATAGTGAACGCCTAGCCTCTGTAGGCCGGCTTGCCGCAGGTGTTGCTCACGAAATAGGCAACCCTGTCACCGGCATCGCTTGTCTTGCTCAAAATATGCGCTACGACACCAACGAGCCAGAAGTTTTAGAATGCATCGAACAAATTTTATCGCAAACTAATCGCGTCAGTCGTATTGTTCAAACACTGGTGAGTTTTTCGCATGCGGGCCAGCACTCGGCAGACAACTACCAGCGCATTAGTTTGCGCGATTGCGCCCAAGAAGCTATCGACCTGTTATCGCTCCAGCACGAGAAAAACCAAGTGAACTTCGTGAACGACTTGAGCGACGAAGTTGTTATATATGGCGACAGTCAAAGGCTTATACAAGTTTTTGTGAACCTGCTATCTAACTCAAGAGACGCTAGCCCGCTATTTGGCGACGTGATTATCGACGGCAAAATGGATGGCAACTTGGCCGTTATTACTGTTACCGATTTTGGCTCTGGCATTCCTCAAGAGCTACAAGATCGTATATTTGAGCCGTTCTTTACCACAAAAGAACCCGGCGAAGGCACTGGTCTTGGCTTAGCAATGGTGTACAGTATCATCGAAGATCACAAAGGAGGGCTTGATATCGAGTCGCCAGCCCATCAAGATACCGCTAACGGCACCCGCTTTATTATCACTCTACCCAAGCAACCGGCTAGCCAACCAACAGAAACACCCACGAGCCCTGACGCAAGTTAA
- a CDS encoding TfoX/Sxy family protein: protein MTASASQKDQDLLELRNLGMASVNILRAIGINTYQDLAQVGAVEAYRRIKARGIHVSKVMLYALQGALMDVHWNDLSPSLKAQLVAEAESPAVSAVEAQ, encoded by the coding sequence ATGACAGCCTCTGCTTCTCAAAAAGACCAAGACTTACTCGAACTTCGCAATCTTGGTATGGCCTCGGTTAATATTTTACGCGCTATTGGCATCAATACTTATCAAGACCTAGCCCAAGTTGGCGCGGTAGAAGCCTATCGTCGCATAAAAGCACGCGGCATTCATGTCTCTAAAGTGATGCTTTATGCATTGCAAGGCGCATTAATGGATGTCCATTGGAACGACCTGTCACCATCGCTTAAAGCCCAACTTGTAGCCGAAGCGGAAAGCCCAGCGGTTTCAGCTGTCGAAGCTCAATAG
- a CDS encoding sigma-54-dependent transcriptional regulator: MNKILIVEDEAIIRTALRKLLVRNKYEVCEAGSVKEATTKYNLNNFDLVVSDLRLPGAPGTDLITLAGDTPVLIMTSYASLRSAVDSMRMGAIDYIAKPFDHDEMLTAVKRVIIKRDKAAATQKALIGENQTQIEGMIGTSPVMKELYAKIHKVAPTGATVLINGETGTGKELVAKALHTESPRKSAAIISVNCAAIPDTLIEAELFGHEKGAFTGAASTREGLVAAADGGTLFLDEIGELPLEAQARLLRVLQEGEVRPLGSVESHKVDVRLVAATHRDLGKLAKEGLFREDLYFRINVVQLKLPPLRERGKDILSLAETFVRRYCHQVGKALLTLSPEAVQVVTTYRWPGNIRELENAIQRAVILCDGDQIDHTLLDIELDKESEQKAENSNPHLLNEQSIGDNIGSHPDPQEDLSLIDYFQRFVLEHQDTMSETELARKLGVSRKCLWERRQRLGIPRTRGAKSSEK, encoded by the coding sequence ATGAATAAAATTTTAATTGTTGAAGATGAAGCCATTATCCGCACCGCATTGCGCAAACTGTTAGTGCGCAACAAATACGAAGTTTGCGAGGCGGGCTCGGTAAAAGAGGCAACCACCAAGTACAACCTCAACAATTTTGACCTTGTCGTCTCTGATTTACGCTTGCCCGGCGCCCCTGGTACAGACCTAATCACACTGGCCGGTGACACCCCCGTTTTAATTATGACAAGCTACGCCAGTTTGCGCTCGGCAGTAGACTCCATGCGCATGGGCGCAATCGACTACATCGCCAAGCCCTTTGATCACGACGAAATGCTAACAGCCGTTAAGCGCGTTATTATCAAGCGCGATAAGGCCGCGGCCACGCAAAAAGCACTGATCGGCGAAAACCAAACACAAATTGAAGGCATGATCGGCACATCGCCGGTAATGAAAGAGCTTTACGCCAAAATTCACAAAGTCGCCCCTACCGGCGCCACCGTGTTAATCAATGGCGAGACAGGCACCGGAAAAGAGCTAGTCGCTAAAGCACTACACACAGAAAGCCCTCGCAAAAGCGCAGCCATTATTTCGGTTAACTGCGCCGCTATTCCAGACACCCTTATTGAAGCCGAGCTATTTGGCCACGAAAAAGGCGCTTTTACCGGTGCCGCCAGCACTCGCGAGGGCCTTGTTGCCGCTGCCGATGGTGGCACGCTCTTCCTTGACGAGATAGGCGAGCTACCCCTTGAAGCACAAGCGCGCTTATTGCGCGTACTGCAAGAAGGCGAGGTAAGGCCGCTAGGCTCGGTAGAATCACACAAAGTTGATGTACGCCTTGTTGCTGCAACCCACAGGGATTTAGGCAAGCTCGCCAAAGAAGGGTTATTCCGCGAAGACTTGTACTTCCGTATTAATGTTGTCCAACTTAAGTTGCCACCCCTGCGCGAGCGTGGCAAAGATATACTTTCTTTGGCCGAAACCTTTGTCAGACGCTACTGCCATCAAGTGGGCAAAGCCTTACTAACGCTTAGCCCAGAAGCCGTACAGGTAGTCACAACTTACCGCTGGCCGGGCAATATTCGCGAGCTTGAAAACGCCATACAACGGGCGGTTATTTTATGCGACGGCGACCAAATAGATCACACCCTGCTTGATATTGAACTAGATAAAGAGAGCGAGCAAAAAGCCGAAAATAGCAACCCACACCTACTTAACGAGCAGTCCATTGGCGATAACATCGGTAGCCACCCCGACCCACAAGAAGATCTTTCGTTAATCGACTATTTCCAGCGCTTTGTACTTGAACACCAAGACACCATGAGCGAAACAGAATTGGCAAGAAAACTTGGCGTAAGCCGAAAATGCCTCTGGGAAAGACGCCAGCGCCTGGGCATCCCTCGCACCCGCGGTGCCAAAAGCAGCGAAAAATAG
- the gluQRS gene encoding tRNA glutamyl-Q(34) synthetase GluQRS — protein sequence MSPSSYKGRFAPSPSGPLHLGSLACALASYFDAKANAGLWLVRMEDIDPPREPAGAAKSIVECLQAHQLYWDGDITYQSQRSQAYTHALQQLEKNRLTYLCQCTRKRLRTLEGNYDGHCRTLQHTEGALRLNILACQQLGHKVNVAFHDRICGSQHQNLLASGDFVVHRKDGLFAYQLAVIVDDIAQGINHIVRGSDLLDVTFNQLLLFDIFDYSAPKFCHIPVLLDERGYKLSKQHGAPGVNLQTPKENILQALLHMGFEPPKHLSIQQLLTWGTEQWQQAHPLQK from the coding sequence GTGTCTCCATCTTCTTACAAAGGGCGCTTTGCCCCTTCCCCGTCAGGCCCGCTACACCTCGGCTCTCTCGCTTGCGCACTTGCAAGTTATTTTGACGCCAAGGCAAACGCGGGGCTATGGCTGGTTCGCATGGAAGATATCGACCCCCCCAGAGAACCCGCCGGCGCAGCCAAATCTATTGTTGAATGCCTGCAAGCGCACCAGCTTTATTGGGATGGCGATATCACCTACCAAAGCCAGCGCAGCCAAGCCTATACCCACGCCTTACAACAGCTCGAAAAAAATAGACTTACCTACCTTTGTCAATGCACCCGCAAGCGACTGCGAACGCTAGAGGGTAACTATGATGGCCACTGCCGAACCCTGCAGCATACCGAAGGCGCACTTAGACTAAACATACTGGCCTGCCAACAGCTAGGGCACAAGGTTAACGTCGCGTTTCACGATCGCATTTGTGGCTCGCAGCATCAAAACCTTTTAGCGTCTGGCGATTTTGTGGTGCACAGAAAGGATGGGTTATTTGCTTACCAGCTAGCCGTAATCGTCGATGATATTGCACAGGGCATCAACCACATTGTGCGCGGCAGTGATTTGCTGGATGTCACATTCAACCAGTTGCTGCTATTTGACATCTTTGATTACAGCGCCCCAAAATTTTGCCATATCCCTGTCCTGCTAGACGAAAGAGGCTACAAGCTAAGCAAACAACACGGAGCCCCCGGCGTAAACCTGCAAACACCAAAAGAGAATATCCTGCAAGCTCTGCTGCATATGGGCTTTGAGCCACCCAAGCATTTGTCAATCCAACAGCTGCTAACATGGGGAACAGAGCAGTGGCAGCAAGCCCACCCACTGCAAAAATAA
- the dksA gene encoding RNA polymerase-binding protein DksA translates to MPDSQATHFALHGFQPYQEADGEEYMNDAQREHFKNLLLAWKKELMEEVDRTVSHMKDEAANFPDPADRASQEEEFSLELRTRDRERKLIKKIDKTIELIDADDYGYCEACGVEVGIRRLEARPTATQCVDCKTLAEIKEKQVGG, encoded by the coding sequence ATGCCCGATTCACAAGCAACTCATTTCGCCCTTCACGGGTTCCAGCCTTATCAGGAAGCTGATGGCGAAGAGTACATGAATGACGCCCAGCGAGAGCATTTTAAAAATTTGCTTTTAGCTTGGAAAAAAGAGCTTATGGAAGAAGTTGATCGCACCGTAAGCCATATGAAAGATGAAGCCGCAAACTTTCCAGACCCAGCTGATCGCGCCAGCCAGGAAGAAGAGTTTAGCTTAGAGCTACGCACCCGTGACCGCGAGCGCAAACTGATTAAAAAAATCGATAAGACCATAGAGCTTATTGATGCGGATGATTACGGCTACTGTGAAGCCTGTGGTGTTGAAGTGGGCATTCGCCGCTTGGAAGCGCGTCCAACAGCAACGCAATGCGTAGACTGTAAAACACTCGCCGAAATCAAAGAGAAACAAGTCGGCGGCTAA
- the pcnB gene encoding polynucleotide adenylyltransferase PcnB codes for MLKRLFKLLSSSSTSGTSVERQEHQIVLNQLSPAAIKVCSGLQQAGYQAYIVGGGIRDSLLEAKPKDFDVATDATPEQVRQVFRSSRIIGRRFKIVHVRFGREIIEVTTFRGHHEQGKARDAVQSEQGLLLRDNVYGDLESDAVRRDFTINALYYDPISQTLIDFTQGLRDIESRTLRIIGDASERYREDPVRMLRAARFAAKLGFNIEPATADPIYTQGELLDHIPSARLFEEVLKLMLGGCATATVASLEKYDLFRHLFPGVSPIADASPFNRQVIDLVCVNTDKRIRQGKRVTPAFIFAAFLWLPLQAEIERLIKAGMKPGEAKNAAISGVISQQLTRTAIPKRFLMPMRDIWFLQYGLEKRQGKRCFSTLEHQRFRAAYDFLLLREDAGENHNGAGRWWTEFQDADEARQQELLDTVKTQGSKEPRKRPRRRRPKKAPPAE; via the coding sequence ATGCTTAAACGTCTTTTCAAGCTTCTTTCTTCCTCATCAACATCTGGCACCTCTGTCGAACGGCAAGAGCACCAGATTGTGCTCAATCAACTAAGCCCTGCCGCTATAAAGGTTTGCTCTGGGCTCCAGCAAGCAGGCTATCAGGCTTATATTGTTGGCGGAGGCATTAGAGACAGCCTACTAGAGGCCAAACCTAAAGACTTTGACGTGGCAACCGACGCAACGCCTGAGCAAGTGCGGCAAGTTTTTCGCAGCTCCCGCATTATTGGCCGGCGCTTTAAAATCGTGCACGTTCGATTTGGCCGCGAAATTATTGAGGTCACTACTTTCCGCGGGCATCACGAGCAAGGCAAGGCTCGCGACGCGGTTCAGTCTGAGCAAGGCTTGCTGTTGCGCGATAATGTTTACGGCGATTTAGAATCGGACGCCGTGCGCCGCGACTTCACCATTAACGCCTTGTATTACGACCCTATTTCGCAAACACTTATTGACTTCACTCAGGGCTTACGCGATATCGAATCACGCACGCTGCGCATTATTGGCGACGCCAGCGAACGCTACCGCGAAGATCCCGTTCGCATGCTTCGCGCAGCCCGTTTTGCCGCTAAACTTGGGTTTAACATAGAGCCTGCCACAGCAGACCCGATATATACCCAAGGCGAGCTGCTCGACCACATCCCTTCGGCCCGACTGTTTGAAGAAGTACTAAAATTAATGCTCGGCGGCTGTGCAACAGCCACTGTAGCCAGCCTAGAAAAGTACGATTTATTTCGCCACCTCTTCCCAGGCGTAAGCCCTATAGCCGATGCAAGCCCTTTCAACCGACAGGTGATCGACCTTGTTTGTGTCAATACCGACAAGCGCATACGTCAAGGCAAGCGCGTCACACCTGCTTTTATCTTTGCCGCATTTTTATGGCTGCCATTACAGGCAGAAATTGAGCGCCTAATTAAAGCAGGCATGAAGCCCGGCGAAGCTAAAAATGCTGCTATATCTGGGGTGATCTCACAGCAACTCACACGCACGGCCATACCAAAGCGCTTTTTAATGCCTATGCGCGACATTTGGTTTTTGCAATACGGCTTAGAAAAACGGCAAGGCAAGCGATGCTTTTCCACTTTAGAGCACCAGCGATTCCGAGCCGCCTACGATTTTTTGCTGCTGCGCGAAGATGCCGGTGAAAATCACAATGGCGCAGGCCGCTGGTGGACAGAATTCCAAGACGCTGATGAGGCTCGTCAACAAGAGCTGTTAGACACCGTGAAAACACAAGGCAGCAAAGAGCCGCGAAAGCGCCCACGCCGCAGACGCCCCAAAAAGGCTCCGCCGGCAGAATGA
- the sfsA gene encoding DNA/RNA nuclease SfsA: MIFTPNLQKARLVRRYKRFLADVILPDGQEITVHCPNTGSMKNCVVEGSDCWLLYSDNPKRKYAYTWQLATTPTGHIACVNTHVANKVIGEALAQGVIPELAGYADVRPEVKYGEGSRVDFLLSGDSLPACFVEVKSVTLLDDGQGCFPDAVSTRGQKHLRELMAVAAQGQRAVLLFCVLHSGIDSVSAAAHIDPVYAQLMSDAIASGVEVIAYGASISPSEITITKKLKVNA; encoded by the coding sequence ATGATTTTTACGCCAAATTTACAAAAGGCGCGTCTGGTGCGTCGTTATAAACGGTTTTTGGCTGATGTAATTTTACCTGATGGTCAAGAAATTACCGTGCACTGCCCTAATACCGGCAGCATGAAAAACTGTGTTGTGGAAGGCAGCGACTGCTGGTTGCTGTATAGCGATAACCCCAAGCGTAAATACGCATATACCTGGCAATTGGCAACAACGCCTACTGGGCACATTGCTTGCGTAAATACCCATGTTGCTAACAAAGTCATTGGCGAAGCGCTGGCGCAAGGGGTAATTCCCGAGTTGGCTGGCTATGCCGATGTGCGGCCCGAGGTTAAATATGGCGAGGGCAGCCGCGTGGATTTTTTGCTATCTGGCGATTCGCTGCCCGCCTGCTTTGTTGAAGTCAAAAGTGTAACCTTGCTTGATGATGGGCAAGGCTGTTTCCCCGATGCAGTAAGCACTCGCGGGCAAAAGCATTTGCGTGAGTTGATGGCTGTAGCTGCGCAGGGGCAACGTGCTGTATTGCTTTTTTGTGTATTGCATAGCGGTATTGATTCGGTGTCAGCTGCTGCACATATTGATCCTGTATATGCGCAGTTAATGAGTGATGCTATTGCCTCGGGTGTAGAGGTGATTGCTTATGGTGCTAGCATTAGCCCCAGTGAAATTACAATCACCAAGAAGCTAAAGGTGAATGCTTAA
- a CDS encoding HAD family hydrolase: MKAVIFDCDGVLVDSEPVYAEAFSSTLNDFGCPLPASLLATELQGRSMDDCYRWLAKYWGFRITSAFKEALFSRTDSLIPLRLKPVFEVGLLVEALSCPKAVASNGVRRSVLNNLELCQLKHHFDPHIYTAEQVALPKPAPDIYLHAASNLGVQPQDCLVIEDSALGVQAAIAARMRVCWFGANADDLELAGGVYRASTMLGVRQVLQKLGLL, from the coding sequence GTGAAGGCGGTGATTTTTGATTGTGACGGTGTGCTAGTTGATAGCGAGCCGGTGTATGCCGAGGCATTTTCCAGTACTTTAAACGACTTTGGTTGCCCCTTGCCAGCATCGCTGTTGGCGACGGAGCTTCAGGGGCGAAGTATGGACGACTGTTATCGCTGGCTTGCAAAGTACTGGGGTTTTCGTATTACTAGTGCTTTTAAAGAGGCGCTATTTAGCCGAACTGACAGCTTAATTCCTTTGCGTTTAAAGCCGGTTTTTGAGGTGGGTTTACTGGTTGAAGCGTTGAGTTGCCCCAAGGCTGTGGCGTCCAATGGTGTTCGTCGCTCGGTGCTGAATAATCTAGAATTATGTCAGTTAAAGCACCATTTCGATCCCCACATTTACACCGCCGAGCAGGTGGCGCTACCAAAGCCAGCGCCCGATATTTATTTGCATGCGGCATCTAATTTGGGGGTGCAGCCTCAAGATTGCCTTGTCATTGAAGATTCTGCTTTGGGTGTTCAAGCGGCTATAGCTGCGCGAATGCGCGTTTGTTGGTTTGGAGCGAATGCTGACGATCTTGAATTGGCTGGTGGAGTTTATAGGGCATCGACAATGCTAGGTGTACGTCAAGTTTTGCAAAAGCTAGGGCTGCTATAG